One Leopardus geoffroyi isolate Oge1 chromosome C1, O.geoffroyi_Oge1_pat1.0, whole genome shotgun sequence DNA segment encodes these proteins:
- the TMEM169 gene encoding transmembrane protein 169 — MEELAPVEVQGQLPSPHQGSLRKAMAAALALDGESTMGRRKKKRKESRPESIIIYRSENEKLDEEPGESEGGDRPKEEEGDDFLDYPADDGMWNMPLDSRYVTLTGTITRGKKKGQMVDIHVTLTEKELQELTKPKGSSGEVTPEDRKACQMGVDRGPHVVLWTLVCLPVVFILSFVVSFYYGTITWYNIFLVYNEERTFWHKISCCPCLILFYPVLIMAMASSLGLYAAVVQLSWSWGAWWQAARDMEKGFCGWLCSKLGLEDCSPYSIVELLESDNISGTLSNKDSAQEVETSTV; from the exons ATGGAAGAGCTGGCACCAGTAGAAGTCCAGGGACAGCTCCCAAGCCCCCACCAGGGCTCTCTGAGGAAGGCCATGGCCGCTGCCCTCGCCCTGGATGGGGAATCCACTATGGGTCGccggaaaaagaagaggaaagagtccCGCCCAGAATCTATCATCATCTACCGGTCAGAAAATGAGAAACTGGATGAGGAGCCTGGGGAATCAGAAGGTGGAGACCGACCtaaagaagaggagggggatgATTTCCTAGACTATCCTGCAGATGATG GTATGTGGAACATGCCTTTGGACAGCCGCTATGTCACACTAACCGGGACCATTACTCGAGGGAAGAAAAAGGGCCAGATGGTGGACATCCACGTCACATTGACGGAGAAGGAGCTGCAAGAATTGACGAAGCCAAAAGGGTCATCAGGAGAAGTAACACCTGAAGACAGAAAGGCCTGCCAAATGGGAGTTGACCGTGGGCCCCACGTGGTCCTTTGGACGCTGGTCTGCCTGCCTGTAGTCTTTATCCTCTCTTTTGTTGTCTCGTTCTACTATGGCACGATCACCTGGTACAACATCTTCCTCGTGTACAACGAGGAGAGGACCTTCTGGCACAAGATCTCATGTTGCCCCTGCCTCATTCTCTtctatccagtgctcatcatggccatggcctcttccctgggcctctatGCTGCTGTGGTCCAGCTCTCATGGTCCTGGGGAGCATGGTGGCAAGCTGCCCGGGACATGGAGAAAGGCTTCTGTGGCTGGCTCTGCAGCAAGCTGGGCCTGGAGGACTGTTCTCCCTACAGCATCGTAGAGTTGCTTGAATCTGACAATATCTCAGGCACTCTCTCCAACAAGGACTCCGCCCAGGAAGTAGAAACTTCCACTGTCTAA